One Anaerolineae bacterium genomic window, GGTACGGGTGCGCTGGCCGGCCATGCGCATCATCCTGGCGGCCCCACTGCTGTACCAGGTGGATATTCCCGCCGAGGCCCAGCTCCTCTATCTGCCGCGCGAGGGGGCCACGGCGGCGCGGCCGCCGGCCGACATTCAGATGGCCTTCCCCCAGCACCGCCTGTATGAGGATGATGTCTATCGGGTGGTCTCGCTGGTCTCAGTGGCGGACGAGGAGAGCCTGCGTTCCGCCGGCACCGATTATCCCGATTGGGTGCGGCAGTATTACCTCCAGCTTCCTCAGGACGTGCCGCGGCGCCTGCTCTGGCTGGCCCGGTTTCTCACCCGCGGCTACACCAACAATTATGATAAAGCCCTGGCCATTGAGAGCTTCCTGCGCAACATCCCCTATAATGAACAGATTGAGGCGCCGCCGCCCACGGAGGACGCGGTCGAATACTTTATTTTCATGATGCGCCAGGGCTACTGCGATTATTACGCCTCGGCCATGGTCGTGCTGGCGCGCATCGCCGGCATCCCCGCCCGCTTCGTCCAGGGCTATGTGGTAGGGGCCCCGGACGAGAACGGTGTGTACCACATCCTGGAAAAGAACGGCCATGCCTGGGCGGAGCTGTACTTCCCAAGGTACGGCTGGATCATCTTTGAGCCGACGCCGGCCCAGCCCCTGCCCGTGCGCTATGCCAGCCGGGTTGAGGCGCTGACCGCTGAGGCGGCCCAGCGCCCCGCGCCGACCAATCCGCTGGGCGAGGAGGAAAAGTTCGGCCCGGACATAGCCCCGCTGGGCGAGGAGGCGGGGCCGTTCGGGGTGGGGAGACTGCCGGCGCCGGCGCGGGCGGGGGCGGAGGCCGGCATCGTCCTGGCCGGGCTGGGCCTGCTGGGCGGAATCCTGCGGCTGGTCTGGCGGCTGATGGAACCGCGCCGGCTGACGCCAGCGGAGCGTGCCTATTTACGGCTGACGCGCTTCGCGCCGGCGCTGGCCGGCGTGCGGGCACAGCCGACCTGGACGCCGTACGAGTTTGCGGGGGTGCTGGCGCGCCGGGCGCCAGCGGCCGGCGGAAGCGTGCGCACTCTGGCGGATATGTTCGTGCGGCAGAGATACGGGCCGGCCGGCGCCGCGCCGGCCGAGGGTGACCCGATACAGATATGGCACCGGGCGCGCGCGGAACTGTTGAGGGCGCGGGTAAGTGGGGTGTACGCTCGGGTTGTTCGGCTGATACGGCCGGCGGGGGGTTATGCCGGCTCCAGCGGCAGGGTGAAGTAGAAGCGGCTTCCCTGGCCAGGGACGCTCTCTACGCCGATCTGCCCGCCGCAGCGTTTGATCATCTCTCGCGCGATGGTCAGCCCCAGGCCGATGCCGCCGTGCTCGCGGGTGAGCGAATCCTCCACCTGATAGAACGGCTCAAAGATGTGGGGAATGGCCTCCGGCGGGATGCCGATGCCTGTGTCGGCGACCTCCACGCGCAGTTCGCCGTCCCGGGCCTCCGCGCCGATGCGCACGGTGCCGCCGGCCGGCGTGAACTTGATGGCGTTGGAGAGCAGGTTGGCCAGGATGGCCGTCACCTTCTGGCGGTCGGAGACGACGGGCGGCAGGTCGGCCGGCAGGTCTACCAGCACCGTGAGCGGCTTCTCGCGTGCCAGCGGCCCCAACTCCTCCAGCACTTCCTCCACCACATCCTGGATGTGCAGAGTCTCGGGATGGAAGGCGATCTCACCGGTCTCCAGGTAGCGCAGGTTGAGCATATCGTCAATCAATGAGCGCAGGCGCACGGCGTTGCGCACGACGATTTCCAGCCGCTCCCGCATCTCGCCGGTGGTTTCCTCGGCCAGGATGCTGGCGTAGCCCATCAGGATGGCCAGGGGGGTGCGCAGTTCGTGGGCGGCGATGTTGATGAACTCGCGTTTCATGTGGTCCAGGCGTTTGACCTCTTCGTAGGCGCGCTGGATCTCGGCGAAGAGGCGTGCGTTGGCGAGGGCGATGCCGGCCTGGCCGCACAGGATGGAGAGAAGTTCCACGTCGCTGGCGTCGAACGGGGCGGCGCCGGCCTCGCGCGCCGCAATCAGCACGCCGCTGGGCTTGTTCTGCACGACGATGGGCAAGCCGACCAAAGGGCCGATGCCGGCCTCCATTGCCATCGAGCGGGTGGTGGTGGGGAGCAGTTCGGGCCCCTGCAGGATGACCTGCTGGTTCAACTCCAGGATTTCCCAGGGGAGGGACCATCCCTGGTGTGGGGAGCTGACGCGCATCCCGGCGAGGATGCCGGCGGCCTTCCGTGCGGTGATCCAGCCATGCTGGAGGTCAACGAGCATCACCAGCGCGCCGGCGGCATGAGTCTCCTGATGCGCGATGCGCAGGACATGCTCCAGAATTTCGTCCTCTTTTACCGTGGAAAGGAAGGCTTTGCTCAGTTCGAACAAAGGGATCAGCGCCCGCAGGCGGATGTTCTCTCTCTGGAGCCGCACTTTGGCCAGCGCTTTACTCACGGAAGAGACCAGCTCATCGGGGGTAAAGGGTTTGACGATGAACTCGTCAATGCCCAGCCGCAAAGCCTCGATGGCCAGGTTCATGGTGCTGAAGCCGGTCATGGTGACGCAGACGAGGTTGGCGTTGCCCTCTTTCATGGCGCGGGCCAGTTCCAGCCCGCCCAGCCCTGGCATCTTGATGTCAGTCAGCAGAAGGTCGAAGGTCTGTTCGCGCGCTTTGTTGAGCGCCTCCCAACCATCGGAGGCGCGGACAACCTGATAGCCCTCTGTCTCCAGCACGCGCTGGCAGAGGTCCAGCACATCCACCTCGTCGTCAACTACGAGTACCCGTTCACGCGGCATGTGGGAGCTCCGAAGGCTGTCTCAGAGAAGGCATGTTATTCTTTCCCCTCGCGTTCCTGAGCGCCGCGCTCCTGCACGTTGCGCATGGCCTCCCGCTCGATCCAGCGGTCGAGGAGGGCTTTTTTGACGCGCCACTGCCGGCCGATCTTGAAGGCGGGTATCTCGCCGTCGCGGGCCAGCCGGCGCACGGTCAGCTCGTGCAGGCTCAGATAGCGCGCCACTTCCTCGATGGTCATGATCTCGTCAATGTCCTCGAACGGCTTGGCGATGAAGTCCTGCGCACCCAACGACATGGCGCGCTTGATCTCCTCCTCCACCGAATAGCCGCTCATCATGACCACGATGCTGTCCGGGCGGAGCTTCTTGATCTCCTCCAGCGTTTGTACGCCGTCCATGCCCGGCAGGCGCACATCCAGGAAGATGAGATTGTACGGCTCCGCTTTGATCATCTCCAGGGCCTCGTAGCCGTCGCGAGCGATGGTGACGCTGGTCTGCGGACCGCCCAGCAGGCGCTGGAACATGTAGCCGATTTCCTGGTCATCATCTACGACGAGGACTTTGAAGTTCTTCTGCGGCTGTTCTTCTTTTTGGGACTTGGGCTGCCGGCCTCGCTTGCGGGCCTTTTCTTCTTCTGCCATCTGCGGTTACCCCCTGTTTCCTGCCCGGTTACCGTCCAATTCTTTTTTTGACCCTGCTTGATTATACTAAACGCCATAATGTTTGTCAACATATCTTTATGCATAGCTGCGCAACCGGGAAATACCTGGAATGTCGGAGGACACAGGGCGCGAGGGGGTATGACGGTCATCTGCGATGCGATTATCACCTGGCGGGGCTACAGCGCGGAGAGGAATCCAGCGAAACGGTCTTCCTGCTCGAAGGGGCCGACGACCGCGATGTTGAACCGGTCGTGGTGGAGGACGGCCTGCATGACGCGCTGGATGTCCTCAGGGGTGGCCGCTTCCATCTGGGCAATGACATCGTCCACGGAGAAAACATCGCCGGGCAGGATTTCCTGCCGGCCGTACCAGCTTGCGATGGCGGAGGTGTTTTCCATCTGGAGCAGGAGCCGGCCCTTGTTGAACTCCTTGGCGCGCGCCAGCTCATCGGCAGAAACAGGCT contains:
- a CDS encoding response regulator; the encoded protein is MPRERVLVVDDEVDVLDLCQRVLETEGYQVVRASDGWEALNKAREQTFDLLLTDIKMPGLGGLELARAMKEGNANLVCVTMTGFSTMNLAIEALRLGIDEFIVKPFTPDELVSSVSKALAKVRLQRENIRLRALIPLFELSKAFLSTVKEDEILEHVLRIAHQETHAAGALVMLVDLQHGWITARKAAGILAGMRVSSPHQGWSLPWEILELNQQVILQGPELLPTTTRSMAMEAGIGPLVGLPIVVQNKPSGVLIAAREAGAAPFDASDVELLSILCGQAGIALANARLFAEIQRAYEEVKRLDHMKREFINIAAHELRTPLAILMGYASILAEETTGEMRERLEIVVRNAVRLRSLIDDMLNLRYLETGEIAFHPETLHIQDVVEEVLEELGPLAREKPLTVLVDLPADLPPVVSDRQKVTAILANLLSNAIKFTPAGGTVRIGAEARDGELRVEVADTGIGIPPEAIPHIFEPFYQVEDSLTREHGGIGLGLTIAREMIKRCGGQIGVESVPGQGSRFYFTLPLEPA
- a CDS encoding response regulator, encoding MAEEEKARKRGRQPKSQKEEQPQKNFKVLVVDDDQEIGYMFQRLLGGPQTSVTIARDGYEALEMIKAEPYNLIFLDVRLPGMDGVQTLEEIKKLRPDSIVVMMSGYSVEEEIKRAMSLGAQDFIAKPFEDIDEIMTIEEVARYLSLHELTVRRLARDGEIPAFKIGRQWRVKKALLDRWIEREAMRNVQERGAQEREGKE
- a CDS encoding transglutaminase domain-containing protein; this encodes MTDEEGLARWREHRLSLVLLLLIYLNLTWSIQGARWAEGLHILPWVVLGAVVLGFMLAISRWPARAAHGYILFVGLIANSLLLCTLVSPELSWQDRLIEVGLRLYHWLMVLLGGGTSYDNLVFVAELTLLLWLVGYVSVWQYFRHGRLWWALFPPTAGLMFNLYYAPPELMPYFMIHLGLCLLLLIRHRLHQRQGEWQKARILAGDEARFDIIRDGLVIALLALLLAWTLPGAQQVKALARFGERLERPVRTVKEEWNRLFASLQRYGTGRELTFGPTKLLAGEVQLTDAPIADIQAAEGRYWVAAAYDYYGGRGWAATYTDRGPLGERSSPMAEPPYQMRRKVEQVVRVRWPAMRIILAAPLLYQVDIPAEAQLLYLPREGATAARPPADIQMAFPQHRLYEDDVYRVVSLVSVADEESLRSAGTDYPDWVRQYYLQLPQDVPRRLLWLARFLTRGYTNNYDKALAIESFLRNIPYNEQIEAPPPTEDAVEYFIFMMRQGYCDYYASAMVVLARIAGIPARFVQGYVVGAPDENGVYHILEKNGHAWAELYFPRYGWIIFEPTPAQPLPVRYASRVEALTAEAAQRPAPTNPLGEEEKFGPDIAPLGEEAGPFGVGRLPAPARAGAEAGIVLAGLGLLGGILRLVWRLMEPRRLTPAERAYLRLTRFAPALAGVRAQPTWTPYEFAGVLARRAPAAGGSVRTLADMFVRQRYGPAGAAPAEGDPIQIWHRARAELLRARVSGVYARVVRLIRPAGGYAGSSGRVK